One window from the genome of Candidatus Limnocylindrales bacterium encodes:
- a CDS encoding fatty acyl-AMP ligase has translation MNPTLPDVIERAAASDPARFGYRFLDRHENPTWVPLADLRQRVATTASALHDQGIRAGDRVAIVLPTCPEFLDLFFAAQWIGAIPVALYPPVRLGRLEEYHARAASMLRAVGAAALYTDSRIGRVLGETIVQYRPRLGFRDVKGLRSGSPCDAMPSAADEIAMIQFSSGTTTDPKPVALTHAQMLANAERITASVFAASRPFEELVPSGVSWLPLYHDMGLVGCLLPALLGPGPLTLIPPELFLARPSVWLRAISRYRATTSPAPNFAYSLCVDRIRDDEMDGCDLSCWRLAMNGAEPLSARTIRRFEERFARWGFRNDAMMPVYGLSEATLAVTFTRPGTGWKSLRLDARLLGRGIARPLGARDSNATKEPACGATDEPGSGVSEWVSCGAPLPGFALEIRSDGGEVLGERRVGRIHVRGPSVMKGYYGRSDAPICAGWLDTGDLGFLDGGELYVTGRAKDMLVLRGQNHAPQDLERAVDAVSGVRTGCAAAVADLHADGETLVLFVEAREPHEELEAECREAVLAACGVAPDDVVVLAPGTLPRTSSGKIRRSETLRLWKEGSLDPPDAVGLRTIASAMLRSAAGYLRSRAGAGGGSA, from the coding sequence GTGAACCCGACGCTTCCCGACGTCATCGAGCGTGCTGCGGCTTCGGATCCGGCGCGATTCGGCTATCGCTTCCTCGACCGCCACGAGAACCCGACGTGGGTGCCGCTTGCGGACCTGCGGCAGCGCGTCGCGACCACCGCCAGTGCGCTCCATGACCAGGGAATTCGCGCCGGTGACCGGGTAGCCATCGTGCTGCCGACCTGCCCCGAGTTTCTCGACCTGTTCTTCGCCGCACAGTGGATCGGTGCGATTCCGGTCGCGCTCTATCCGCCGGTCCGCCTCGGCCGGCTCGAGGAGTATCATGCCCGCGCCGCATCGATGCTGAGAGCGGTCGGTGCAGCGGCTCTCTACACCGATTCGCGGATCGGCCGCGTGCTCGGCGAGACCATCGTGCAGTACCGGCCGCGGCTCGGATTCCGCGACGTGAAGGGGCTCCGCAGCGGCTCGCCGTGCGACGCGATGCCGTCGGCCGCGGACGAGATCGCGATGATCCAGTTTTCTTCGGGAACGACGACCGATCCGAAGCCGGTCGCGCTCACCCATGCGCAGATGCTCGCCAACGCCGAGCGCATCACGGCGTCGGTGTTTGCGGCGTCGCGTCCGTTCGAAGAGCTGGTGCCGTCCGGTGTGAGCTGGCTGCCGCTCTATCACGACATGGGTCTCGTCGGCTGCCTGCTGCCGGCGCTGCTCGGGCCGGGGCCGCTCACGCTGATTCCACCCGAGTTGTTCCTTGCGCGTCCGTCGGTCTGGCTCCGGGCAATCTCCCGGTATCGCGCGACGACTTCACCGGCTCCCAATTTTGCGTACAGCTTGTGTGTCGATCGCATCCGCGACGACGAGATGGACGGCTGCGACCTGTCGTGCTGGCGCCTTGCGATGAACGGCGCCGAGCCGTTGTCGGCGCGGACCATCCGCCGCTTCGAGGAGCGGTTCGCGCGCTGGGGTTTCCGCAACGATGCGATGATGCCCGTCTACGGGCTTTCCGAAGCGACACTTGCAGTCACGTTTACCAGGCCGGGGACAGGCTGGAAGAGCCTTCGTCTGGATGCGCGGCTGCTTGGCCGCGGCATCGCCAGACCGCTAGGCGCGCGCGATTCGAACGCGACGAAAGAGCCGGCTTGCGGCGCGACCGACGAGCCGGGCTCCGGCGTCAGCGAATGGGTAAGCTGCGGCGCGCCGCTTCCCGGCTTTGCCCTCGAGATTCGCAGCGACGGCGGCGAGGTTCTCGGCGAGCGGCGTGTCGGCCGCATTCACGTGCGCGGACCGTCGGTGATGAAGGGATACTACGGGCGCAGCGATGCGCCGATTTGCGCCGGATGGCTCGACACCGGCGATCTCGGTTTTCTCGACGGCGGCGAGCTTTACGTAACCGGCCGGGCAAAAGACATGCTGGTGCTGCGCGGACAGAATCACGCGCCGCAGGATCTCGAGCGTGCCGTCGATGCGGTTTCCGGCGTGCGGACCGGCTGTGCGGCAGCAGTCGCCGATCTGCATGCGGACGGCGAGACGCTCGTGCTGTTCGTCGAGGCCCGTGAGCCGCACGAGGAGCTGGAAGCCGAGTGCCGTGAAGCCGTGCTCGCCGCCTGTGGTGTCGCGCCCGACGATGTCGTCGTGCTCGCTCCCGGAACGTTGCCGCGCACGTCGTCCGGAAAGATCCGCCGCAGCGAAACGCTCCGGCTGTGGAAAGAGGGATCGCTCGATCCACCCGACGCCGTCGGACTGCGGACGATTGCGTCGGCGATGCTGCGCAGCGCTGCGGGATACCTTCGAAGCCGCGCAGGCGCCGGCGGCGGCTCGGCATGA
- a CDS encoding acyl carrier protein, protein MKPEQVREAVLAILLDEVKWEGPVPRGPLERHLDSLQRMSLIVAIEDRFHICFEPEDEETIVDFDDLLRTIASKTAEAA, encoded by the coding sequence ATGAAGCCGGAACAGGTTCGTGAAGCCGTGCTCGCCATTCTTCTCGACGAAGTGAAGTGGGAGGGCCCCGTTCCGCGCGGGCCGCTCGAGCGCCATCTCGACTCGCTCCAGCGCATGTCGCTGATCGTTGCGATCGAGGATCGCTTTCACATCTGCTTCGAGCCCGAGGACGAGGAGACGATCGTCGACTTCGACGATCTCCTGCGGACGATTGCGAGCAAGACAGCGGAGGCCGCGTGA
- a CDS encoding isoprenylcysteine carboxylmethyltransferase family protein, whose product MSVYYVLLALTAAERVLEMIVSTANAKWSFARGGREVGREHFPVMVALHTAFLIGCVVEPWLRGRAALSSIWPVALPVAIGCQALRWWCITTLGRQWNTRVIVVPGLKRVTSGPYRWLPHPNYLAVVLEGIALPAVSGAWLTATVFTIANAFLLRTRLLSENRALHMLGQGGLHEAGTGS is encoded by the coding sequence GTGAGCGTCTACTACGTTCTTCTCGCGCTCACCGCTGCCGAGCGCGTCCTCGAGATGATCGTGAGCACCGCGAATGCGAAGTGGAGCTTCGCGCGCGGCGGACGCGAGGTCGGACGCGAGCATTTCCCGGTCATGGTGGCGCTTCACACCGCGTTTCTCATCGGCTGTGTCGTGGAGCCGTGGTTGCGCGGACGCGCGGCGCTATCGAGCATATGGCCGGTGGCATTGCCGGTCGCGATCGGTTGCCAGGCGCTGCGGTGGTGGTGCATCACGACGCTCGGTCGCCAGTGGAACACACGCGTGATCGTGGTGCCGGGACTGAAGCGGGTGACATCGGGGCCATACCGGTGGCTCCCTCATCCGAACTATCTCGCCGTGGTGCTCGAAGGCATCGCGCTGCCGGCCGTCTCAGGCGCATGGCTGACCGCGACGGTATTTACGATCGCCAACGCATTCCTGCTTCGCACGCGGCTCCTCTCCGAGAATCGCGCGCTCCATATGCTCGGACAAGGAGGACTCCATGAAGCCGGAACAGGTTCGTGA
- a CDS encoding 3-oxoacyl-[acyl-carrier-protein] synthase III C-terminal domain-containing protein — translation MLEATLDALPQSLPRLSADRATSIVAVAGAHPPNHYSQDELLGAIRTYWGAQHHNPARLESLHRSVCVGERYLALAIEDYPKLAGFGDANDAYVRVGTDVAAEALGEALRLAGLAPADVDCVFFTSVTGIAVPSIDARLINRLGMRPDVKRIPIFGLGCVAGAAGIARVHDYLLAWPEHVAVLVSLELCSLTLQRDDLSIPNLIASGLFGDGAAAVVMTGNTRAATLRSACGPRVLATRSRFYPNTERVMGWDVGDSGFRIVLSAGVPDVVRNFLAEDVSGFLRDVGVGREEIRSWICHPGGPKVLDAFEDALGLSSGELSITRRSLAEVGNMSSSSVLFVLRDTIAGARPARGTKGLMLALGPGFCSELVLVEW, via the coding sequence ATGCTGGAAGCTACGCTCGACGCGCTGCCACAATCGCTGCCTCGTCTTTCTGCGGACCGGGCGACGTCCATCGTTGCGGTCGCCGGCGCGCATCCGCCCAATCACTACTCCCAGGATGAGCTTCTGGGAGCGATCCGCACGTACTGGGGCGCGCAGCATCACAACCCCGCGCGTCTCGAGAGCCTGCACCGCTCGGTCTGCGTAGGAGAACGCTACCTCGCGCTTGCGATCGAGGACTACCCGAAGCTCGCCGGCTTCGGCGATGCCAACGATGCGTACGTTCGCGTCGGCACCGACGTCGCCGCCGAGGCGCTGGGCGAGGCGCTCCGCCTCGCGGGCCTTGCGCCCGCCGATGTCGATTGCGTTTTTTTCACCAGCGTCACGGGAATTGCCGTGCCGTCGATCGACGCCCGGCTGATCAATCGTCTCGGGATGCGTCCCGACGTCAAGCGGATCCCGATCTTCGGACTCGGCTGCGTTGCCGGTGCTGCCGGAATCGCGCGCGTCCACGATTATCTTCTTGCCTGGCCCGAGCACGTTGCCGTGCTGGTCTCTCTCGAGCTGTGCTCGCTTACGCTTCAGCGTGACGACCTTTCGATCCCGAACCTGATTGCCAGCGGGCTGTTCGGCGACGGTGCCGCCGCCGTCGTGATGACCGGCAACACTCGCGCCGCGACGCTGCGTTCGGCATGCGGGCCACGCGTGCTCGCGACGCGCTCGCGATTCTATCCCAATACCGAGCGCGTGATGGGCTGGGACGTCGGCGATTCCGGATTCCGCATCGTGCTGTCGGCCGGCGTACCGGATGTGGTGCGCAACTTTCTCGCCGAGGATGTGAGCGGGTTTCTCCGCGACGTCGGCGTCGGGCGCGAAGAGATCCGGTCGTGGATCTGCCACCCCGGCGGCCCGAAGGTTCTCGACGCGTTCGAGGATGCGCTCGGGCTGTCGAGCGGAGAGCTCTCCATCACGCGGCGCTCGCTCGCGGAAGTCGGCAACATGTCGAGCTCGTCGGTGCTGTTCGTGCTTCGCGACACGATCGCCGGCGCACGACCGGCGCGGGGGACCAAAGGCCTGATGCTCGCGCTCGGGCCGGGCTTCTGCTCGGAGCTCGTGCTGGTGGAGTGGTGA
- a CDS encoding YceI family protein: MRISGVLTFLLMVSGATAAAAADQPKATCVIAFSGTSSLHGFEGSIPPITTRLQPSTASPGKWDADLSVPVASMTTSNESRDAKMREMFDAEHSPDIRVALREFDPQDVKRKAEIAGTLTIAGKSREFVASLNNWRENDSDVSFDLTATVSLERFGLSAPTVLGLIRVADEVEVTAHVAVEDAAILREPSAAANSPQDAPKEAS, translated from the coding sequence ATGCGAATTTCGGGGGTGCTTACTTTCCTGTTGATGGTTTCCGGCGCGACTGCGGCCGCCGCGGCGGACCAGCCGAAGGCCACATGCGTCATTGCGTTTTCCGGGACATCGTCGCTGCACGGATTCGAGGGCAGCATCCCTCCGATCACGACACGGCTGCAGCCGTCGACGGCATCACCGGGCAAGTGGGACGCGGATCTGTCGGTTCCGGTTGCGAGCATGACCACGTCGAACGAATCGCGCGACGCAAAGATGCGCGAGATGTTCGATGCCGAGCATTCTCCCGATATCCGCGTTGCGCTGCGCGAGTTCGATCCGCAGGACGTCAAACGGAAAGCGGAAATTGCGGGCACGCTGACCATTGCCGGCAAAAGCCGGGAGTTCGTCGCGAGCCTGAACAACTGGCGGGAGAACGACTCGGACGTGTCCTTCGATCTGACCGCGACGGTTTCGCTCGAGCGATTCGGCTTGAGCGCACCGACAGTGCTCGGGCTGATCCGGGTGGCCGACGAGGTCGAGGTGACGGCTCATGTGGCCGTCGAAGACGCTGCGATCCTGCGCGAGCCGTCTGCCGCAGCGAATAGCCCCCAGGACGCGCCAAAGGAGGCATCGTGA
- a CDS encoding helix-turn-helix transcriptional regulator codes for MVASGDESDVVSGVAADFESGHRLGRHRHRRAQLVYAVEGVMTVETDEGLWVVPPLRALWVPPGVVHSIRMTGRVQMRTVYFDAAALAQANAPARCAVLGVSPLLRELILRIVRIDESDASDEKIEPSQRDRIVGVLLDELCESPVNPLEVPMPHDPRLRRIADAVLADPSDNRDLAAWASFAGVGERTLARLFPNETGMTFVRWRQQVRLLRALERLGVGEPVTTVALEAGYSSTSAFVKLFRESFGVTPGRYFAVDAASAADAVASTRD; via the coding sequence GTGGTGGCCTCCGGCGACGAGTCGGACGTCGTCTCCGGCGTTGCGGCCGATTTTGAAAGCGGTCATCGCCTCGGGCGCCACCGACATCGCCGCGCGCAGCTCGTCTATGCCGTCGAAGGCGTGATGACGGTGGAGACCGACGAAGGTCTGTGGGTCGTTCCGCCGCTGCGCGCGCTGTGGGTTCCGCCGGGGGTCGTGCATTCGATCCGCATGACCGGACGCGTGCAGATGCGTACCGTCTATTTCGATGCGGCTGCGCTCGCGCAGGCGAACGCCCCCGCGCGCTGCGCGGTGCTCGGCGTCTCTCCGCTGCTGCGCGAGCTGATCCTCCGGATCGTGCGGATCGACGAGAGCGATGCGTCGGACGAGAAGATCGAGCCCTCGCAGCGCGACCGGATCGTCGGCGTGCTGCTGGATGAGCTCTGCGAGTCTCCCGTCAATCCGCTGGAAGTGCCGATGCCGCATGACCCGCGGCTGCGCCGGATCGCTGATGCGGTCCTCGCCGATCCGTCCGACAATCGCGATCTGGCCGCGTGGGCGAGCTTTGCGGGCGTCGGCGAACGCACGCTGGCGCGGCTGTTTCCGAACGAGACCGGCATGACGTTCGTGCGCTGGCGGCAACAGGTAAGGCTGCTGCGCGCGCTCGAGCGGCTCGGAGTCGGCGAGCCGGTGACGACCGTTGCGCTCGAAGCCGGGTACTCGAGCACGAGCGCGTTCGTGAAGCTGTTTCGCGAGAGCTTCGGCGTCACGCCCGGCCGCTACTTCGCCGTGGATGCGGCGAGCGCTGCCGATGCGGTTGCGAGCACCCGCGACTGA
- a CDS encoding class I SAM-dependent methyltransferase: protein MAILNMNRIHRWYCRSSHWRRTVRERLLPWALAGVELGDRLLELGPGPGLTTDVLRTRVPAMTAVEIDRDLADSLTRRMAGANVTVIHGDATQLPLPDASMSAVVCFTMLHHVPSPALQDRLLAEVARVLAPGGCFAGSDSTTSWFFRQIHRGDTLVPVDPETFPARLAAAGFGDVRVSRGSGAFRFRARKPRIAATSA, encoded by the coding sequence ATGGCCATCCTGAACATGAACCGCATTCACCGCTGGTACTGCAGATCCTCGCACTGGCGCCGCACGGTCCGTGAGCGGCTGCTGCCGTGGGCGCTCGCGGGGGTCGAGCTCGGCGACCGACTGCTCGAGCTCGGACCCGGGCCGGGCCTGACGACCGACGTGCTGCGCACGCGTGTTCCGGCAATGACCGCCGTGGAGATCGATCGCGATCTCGCCGATTCGCTGACCCGCCGCATGGCCGGGGCCAACGTGACCGTGATCCACGGCGACGCGACGCAGCTGCCGCTGCCGGACGCGTCGATGTCGGCGGTGGTCTGTTTCACGATGCTGCATCACGTGCCGTCACCGGCCTTGCAGGATCGCCTGCTTGCCGAAGTCGCGCGCGTGCTCGCTCCGGGAGGGTGCTTCGCAGGTTCCGACAGCACGACGAGCTGGTTTTTCCGCCAGATCCATCGCGGCGACACGCTGGTGCCGGTGGATCCGGAAACGTTTCCGGCGCGGCTCGCCGCAGCGGGATTCGGCGACGTGCGCGTCAGCCGCGGTTCGGGAGCGTTTCGCTTCCGTGCGCGAAAGCCGCGCATCGCAGCCACGAGCGCCTGA
- a CDS encoding AAA family ATPase codes for MKRPVLFVLAGVNGAGKSSIGGYHLERQKLTWFNPDTFARELVVRSGCSQDAANERAWQEGLRRLDAAIATRRSYAFETTLGGKTITARLLGATATHDVEMWYCGLATPEMHLSRVRIRVAAGGHDIPEPLIRARYLSSQRNLIELMPHLTFLRVYDNSFSVAPGSAIPDPVLVMEIDDGELIVPDSADRDALLRVPTWARPLVQAALELTDVR; via the coding sequence ATGAAACGGCCGGTGCTGTTCGTGCTCGCCGGCGTGAACGGCGCGGGCAAGAGCTCGATCGGCGGATATCATCTCGAACGCCAGAAACTGACCTGGTTCAATCCCGACACGTTCGCCCGCGAGCTCGTTGTCCGATCCGGTTGCTCGCAGGACGCGGCGAACGAAAGGGCGTGGCAGGAAGGCCTTCGCCGTCTCGACGCGGCGATCGCGACCAGGCGCAGCTATGCGTTCGAGACAACCCTGGGCGGAAAGACGATTACGGCAAGGCTTCTCGGGGCAACAGCTACGCACGATGTGGAGATGTGGTACTGCGGACTTGCGACTCCCGAGATGCATCTCTCGCGTGTGCGAATTCGCGTTGCCGCGGGTGGCCACGATATCCCCGAGCCTCTCATTCGCGCGCGCTACCTCAGCTCACAGCGCAATCTGATCGAGCTGATGCCTCACCTGACGTTTCTTCGGGTTTACGACAACAGCTTCAGCGTTGCGCCTGGCTCGGCCATCCCCGACCCGGTGCTCGTGATGGAAATCGACGACGGGGAGCTCATCGTGCCGGATTCGGCGGATCGAGACGCGCTGCTGCGCGTCCCGACTTGGGCCAGGCCGCTGGTCCAGGCCGCGCTCGAGCTCACGGATGTCCGCTAG
- a CDS encoding type II toxin-antitoxin system prevent-host-death family antitoxin, with translation MSTARQPDPISPGDVEVPARIPASEVKQRGWRGVMKTVREQGAVMVTNHSEPEAVILGVERYRSLLEAARGRERQIETDFDALSRAFDKRLEVLLKADAGDRLRTAMRKPVKLGGKVKAGTGF, from the coding sequence ATGAGCACGGCCCGGCAGCCCGATCCCATCTCTCCTGGTGACGTAGAAGTTCCTGCGCGCATCCCGGCCAGCGAGGTCAAACAGCGCGGCTGGCGCGGCGTGATGAAGACCGTGCGTGAGCAGGGCGCCGTCATGGTCACCAACCACAGCGAGCCCGAGGCAGTGATCCTCGGCGTAGAGCGCTATCGGTCCCTGCTCGAGGCGGCCCGTGGTCGCGAACGTCAGATCGAAACCGATTTCGATGCGCTGAGCCGCGCGTTCGACAAGCGTCTCGAGGTCCTGCTCAAGGCTGATGCGGGCGACAGGTTGCGCACCGCAATGCGCAAGCCCGTCAAGCTCGGCGGCAAGGTCAAGGCCGGAACCGGCTTCTGA
- the carB gene encoding carbamoyl-phosphate synthase large subunit: MPKREDIKSILIVGAGPIVIGQACEFDYSGTQACKALKEEGYKVILINSNPATIMTDPDFADRTYIEPMTADALTAVIAAERPDALLPTMGGQTALNLTLEIAERGVLDKYGVQLIGANIEAIKKAEDRNLFKAAMASIGLDLPRSGYVGSMEEGRRVAAEIGLPVIIRPSRTLGGMGANIAKTMEEYERYLTWALELSPIHEVLVEESIEGWKEFELEVMRDRKDNVVIVCSIENLDPLGVHTGDSITVAPAQTLTDKEYQIMRDASLAIIREIGVDTGGSNIQFAVNPVNGRMVIIEMNPRVSRSSALASKATGFPIAKIAAKLAVGYTLDEIRNDITRETPASFEPSIDYVVTKVPRFTFEKFKGAEDRLTSQMRSVGEAMAIGRTFKESLQKALRSLETGSYGFESPEALPDAEFEAKVSVPNSTRLWYVAEAFRKGWTIERLFAATKIDPWFLRNIQQIVEMEGELRARTSIDKLPADELRLAKQYGFSDRRLATLLSTDEKSVRRRRLSEGIKPVYKMVDTCAAEFVAYTPYLYSTYEEEDEAPPSAREKIIILGGGPNRIGQGIEFDYCCVHAAFALKEAGFETIMVNCNPETVSTDYDTSDRLYFEPLTLEDVLAIVAREKPKGVIVQFGGQTPLKLAKALEAEGVPIIGTSPDAIDRAEDRERFNAVLATLGLLQPPAGVARTVAEAEDVARRIGLPVLVRPSYVLGGRAMEIVHEFDHLRRYMENAIRSSPDHPILIDKFLDHAIEVDVDAISDGTDVVIGGIMEHIEQAGVHSGDSACSLPPWSLSRELQDEIRHQTVAMARELGVIGLMNVQFALVGDLVYVLEVNPRASRTVPFVSKAIGVPLAKLAARAMAGESLRSLDFTSERIPAYTSVKEAVFPFIKFPGVDTLLGPEMRSTGEVMGIDRRFGIAFAKAEEAAGNRLPDSGCALVTVRPEDHERIGRFSRRLIEAGMTLMATDGTARKLEESGLEVTRVNKVYEGGPHTVDAIRAGKVQIVLHTVGDQKSIQDSFSMRRAALETGTPYFTTVAGAAAAAEGVLLRGKDGVKVTALQDFHAGNWS, from the coding sequence GTGCCGAAACGCGAAGACATCAAGAGCATTCTGATCGTGGGAGCCGGGCCGATCGTGATCGGTCAGGCGTGCGAGTTCGACTATTCGGGAACGCAGGCCTGCAAGGCGCTCAAGGAAGAGGGCTACAAGGTCATCCTGATCAACTCGAATCCGGCGACCATCATGACCGACCCGGATTTCGCCGACCGCACGTACATCGAGCCGATGACCGCCGACGCGCTGACCGCGGTCATTGCCGCCGAGCGCCCCGACGCGCTGCTGCCGACCATGGGCGGACAGACTGCGCTCAACCTGACGCTCGAGATCGCCGAGCGCGGCGTGCTCGACAAGTACGGAGTCCAGCTGATCGGCGCGAACATCGAAGCCATCAAGAAGGCCGAGGACAGGAACCTCTTCAAGGCCGCGATGGCGTCGATCGGTCTCGATCTTCCGCGCAGCGGTTACGTCGGCAGCATGGAAGAAGGCCGGCGGGTGGCGGCCGAGATCGGCCTGCCGGTCATCATCCGCCCGTCGCGTACGCTCGGCGGCATGGGCGCCAACATCGCCAAGACGATGGAAGAGTACGAGCGCTACCTGACCTGGGCGCTCGAGCTGTCGCCGATCCACGAGGTGCTGGTCGAGGAGTCGATCGAGGGCTGGAAGGAATTCGAGCTCGAGGTCATGCGCGACCGCAAGGACAACGTCGTCATCGTCTGCTCGATCGAGAACCTCGATCCGCTCGGCGTGCACACCGGCGACAGCATCACCGTCGCGCCGGCGCAGACGCTGACCGACAAGGAATACCAGATCATGCGCGACGCGTCGCTCGCGATCATCCGCGAGATCGGCGTCGACACCGGCGGCTCGAACATCCAGTTCGCAGTCAATCCGGTCAACGGCCGCATGGTCATCATCGAGATGAATCCGCGCGTGTCGCGAAGCTCGGCTCTCGCGTCGAAGGCGACCGGCTTTCCGATTGCGAAGATCGCCGCCAAGCTCGCGGTCGGCTACACACTTGACGAGATTCGCAACGACATCACGCGCGAGACGCCGGCGAGCTTCGAGCCGAGCATCGATTACGTCGTCACCAAGGTGCCGCGCTTCACGTTCGAGAAGTTCAAGGGCGCCGAGGACCGCCTCACATCGCAGATGCGCTCGGTCGGCGAGGCGATGGCGATCGGCCGCACGTTCAAGGAAAGCCTGCAGAAAGCGCTGCGCTCGCTCGAGACCGGAAGCTACGGCTTCGAGTCGCCCGAGGCGCTGCCCGACGCGGAGTTCGAGGCCAAGGTTTCGGTGCCGAACTCGACGCGGCTCTGGTACGTGGCCGAGGCGTTCCGCAAAGGCTGGACGATCGAGCGCCTGTTCGCGGCGACGAAGATCGATCCGTGGTTCCTGCGCAACATCCAGCAGATCGTCGAGATGGAAGGCGAGCTGCGCGCACGCACCTCGATCGACAAGCTACCCGCCGACGAGCTCCGGCTCGCCAAGCAGTACGGATTTTCCGACCGCCGCCTGGCGACCCTGCTGTCGACCGACGAAAAGTCCGTACGCCGCCGCCGGCTGAGCGAAGGCATCAAGCCCGTCTACAAGATGGTCGATACGTGCGCGGCCGAATTCGTCGCGTACACTCCGTACCTGTACTCGACGTACGAGGAGGAAGACGAGGCGCCGCCGTCGGCGCGGGAGAAGATCATCATCCTCGGTGGCGGCCCGAACCGGATCGGGCAGGGGATCGAGTTCGACTACTGCTGCGTGCACGCCGCATTCGCCCTCAAGGAAGCCGGGTTCGAGACCATCATGGTCAACTGCAACCCGGAGACGGTCTCGACCGACTACGACACGTCGGACCGCCTTTACTTCGAGCCGCTTACGCTCGAGGACGTGCTCGCCATCGTCGCGCGCGAAAAACCGAAGGGTGTGATCGTGCAGTTCGGGGGCCAGACGCCGCTCAAGCTGGCCAAGGCGCTCGAGGCCGAAGGCGTGCCGATCATCGGAACTTCGCCCGATGCGATCGACCGCGCCGAGGATCGCGAGCGGTTCAACGCCGTGCTCGCGACGCTCGGCCTGCTGCAGCCGCCGGCCGGCGTGGCGCGGACCGTTGCCGAAGCCGAGGACGTTGCGCGCCGCATCGGGCTGCCTGTGCTGGTGCGTCCTTCGTATGTGCTCGGCGGCCGCGCGATGGAGATCGTGCACGAGTTCGATCACCTGCGACGCTACATGGAGAACGCGATCCGCAGCTCCCCGGATCATCCGATCCTGATCGACAAGTTCCTCGACCATGCGATCGAGGTCGACGTCGATGCGATCTCCGACGGCACCGACGTCGTGATCGGCGGCATCATGGAACACATCGAGCAGGCCGGCGTGCATTCGGGCGACAGCGCATGCTCGCTTCCGCCGTGGTCGCTCAGCCGCGAGCTGCAGGACGAGATCCGCCACCAGACCGTCGCGATGGCGCGCGAGCTTGGCGTCATCGGTCTCATGAACGTGCAGTTCGCGCTCGTCGGCGACCTCGTCTACGTGCTCGAGGTCAATCCGCGCGCGTCACGCACCGTGCCGTTCGTATCGAAAGCCATCGGCGTGCCGCTCGCCAAGCTGGCCGCGCGCGCGATGGCCGGCGAATCGCTTCGCTCGCTCGACTTCACGTCGGAGCGCATTCCCGCGTACACGTCGGTCAAGGAAGCGGTCTTTCCGTTCATCAAGTTTCCGGGCGTCGATACGCTGCTCGGGCCGGAGATGCGCTCGACCGGCGAAGTCATGGGCATCGACCGTCGTTTCGGCATCGCGTTCGCAAAGGCCGAAGAGGCCGCCGGCAACCGGCTGCCGGATTCGGGCTGCGCGCTGGTGACCGTGCGTCCGGAAGATCACGAGCGCATCGGCCGCTTCTCGCGGCGCCTGATCGAAGCCGGCATGACGCTGATGGCGACCGACGGCACCGCGCGCAAGCTCGAAGAGTCGGGGCTCGAAGTGACGCGCGTGAACAAGGTCTACGAAGGCGGGCCGCACACCGTCGATGCGATCCGCGCCGGCAAGGTGCAGATCGTGCTGCACACCGTCGGCGACCAGAAAAGCATCCAGGATTCGTTCTCGATGCGGCGCGCGGCGCTCGAAACCGGCACGCCGTATTTCACGACGGTCGCCGGCGCAGCGGCTGCCGCCGAGGGCGTGCTGCTTCGGGGAAAAGATGGGGTCAAGGTGACGGCGCTGCAGGACTTCCACGCCGGCAACTGGAGCTGA